TTCAGCACCCAGCCGCGGTCGCCCCGGGATGCGGTGAGCCCCTGTCCTCGGGGTTCGGCGGCCCACACGCCCCAGCGCTCCTGCGGCCCCACGGCCGGCCCCCCGAGCTCCGCGAGGATCGCCACGGCGTCCGCGTGTCCCTCCACCAGCCGGGCCAGGGAAAGATCGCGTTCCGCCACCGAGGCCAACGACCGGAACCGGTCGGCCGTCCGGCCCGCTCCCGGCAGCGGAAGGTCCAGCTCGCCTGCCGCGATGTCGGCGACGCAGGCCGCGAAGTCCGCCGCGCTCTCTCCGCGGATCTCCTCCATCCAGGCCTCCCGGCCCGGGCCGTGGGTGGCTCGTGCGCTCGAACGGGCTCCGTATGCGGTGCCTTGCATCTGCGGTGCTCCTTACCCCGGGGCGTCGGGCGCCGGGCAGATCGCCCAGGTCGGCCCTGCACGCGCCTTGCTGCGGATGCCCGTGCTCGGCCGCACGATGCGCGTCGGACCGCGGCGTGGGACGAAGCCGGCCCCGGGACGATCGACGACGTCTCCCATCTTGAACAGCGGGCGAGCGGCACGCATCACGGCGGCACGCATCACGGCGCGGCAGTCGCCGGCCGTGCGGCCCCGCCCCACGAGCCCGGAGGAAACCGGCGGGGACGGGACCCCCTCGGGCGATGGGGACGGGCGGACGGGCGTATCCGAGATGCCGGAATCCGGTGGAGGGGAAAGGGTTGCACGGGGACCAGGAGTCCAGGACCCGTCGGCACCTGCGTCCGGGGCGTGAGGCAAGAGGAGAGAACACGGCATGGCTCAGAAGAAGACCACGAAGGCCGCTGCGAAGAAGCCCGCGGCGACCAAGGGCGCGTCCGGCACGCGGGCACGGCGCAGCGACATTCCGGGAAAGCCGGCGCCACAGCCGCCGTCGGCCACCGAGCCGACCAGGCCGCATGAGCCCCTGCCTCCGAAACCCGACCAGGACGGCCCGGACACCCTCAGCCCCACGGGGCAGCCGACCGGCGTGCCCCAGGCCGTGGTGGCGCAGGGCGGCGCCTACCTGACGACCGCGCAGGGCGCCCGGCTGTACGACAGCGACCACTCCCTGAAGGCGGGTGCGCGGGGTCCGGTCCTGCTGCAGGACCACCACCTGCGGGAGAAGATCACCCACTTCGACCACGAGCGGATCCCCGAGCGAGTGGTGCACGCCCGGGGCGCCGCGGCCCACGGCGTCTTCCAGGGCTACGGCACCGCGTCGAAGGTCACCAAGGCGGCGTTCCTGGCGAAGGGCGTCGAGACGCCCGTGTTCGTACGGTTCTCCACCGTCCTGGGGTCGCGGGGCTCCGCGGACACGGTGCGGGACACGCGTGGATTCGCGACGAAGTTCTACACCGGCGAGGGAACCTTCGATCTGGTGGGCAACAACATCCCGGTCTTCTTCATCCAGGACGCCATCAAGTTTCCCGACGTCATCCATGCCGGGAAGCCGCATCCCGACCGGGAGATCCCGCAGGCGCAGAGCGCCCACGACACGTTCTGGGACTTCGTGTCCCTGCACACCGAGGCGACGCATCACACCATCTGGAACATGTCCGACCGGGCCATCCCGCGGTCGTTCCGGATGATGGAGGGCTTCGGCGTCCACACGTTCCGCCTGGTCAACGCCAAGGGCGCCACGACGTTGGTGAAGTTCCATTGGAAGCCGAAGCTGGGCGTCCATTCCCTCGTCTGGGAAGAAGCGCAGATCACCAACGGGATGGATCCGGACTTCCACCGCCGGGACCTGGCCGACGCGATCGAGGCGGGCGCGTTCCCCCAGTGGGAGCTGGGCATCCAGGCCTTCCCCGACACCCCGGACCAGACCTTCGAAGGGATCGACCTGCTCGACCCCACCAAGATCGTGCCGGAGGAGCTCGCTCCCGTGCGGCCCGTCGGGTTGATGACGTTGAACGCGAACCCGACCAACTACTTCGCCGAGACCGAACAGGTCGCGTTCCACCCCGGCCACCTGGTTCCCGGGATCGACGTCACCGACGACCCGCTGCTCGCCGGACGGCTCTTCTCCTACCTCGACACGCAGATCAGTCGGCTCGGCGGACCGAACTTCGGGCAGATCCCGATCAACCGGCCACACGCCCCCGTCAACGACATGCTCCGCGACGGCATGCACCAGACCGCCGTCCACGCGGGCGTCGCCCCGTACCGGCCCAACAGCCTCGACGGAGGCTGCCCCTTCCTGGCCGGAGCCGACACGGGCGCCTTCATCGAAACGCCCGTCACCGTCCCCGAGGCGAGCAAGGTCCGTGAGGCACCCGCCTCGTTCGCCGACCACTTCAGCCAGCCGCGGCTCTTCTGGCTGAGCATGACGCCGACCGAACGCGAGCACATCATCGCCGCCTACACCTTCGAGCTGAGCAAGTGTCACGAGCAGGTGATCAAGGAACGCGTCCTGGGTGTCCTGGCCAACATCGACCCGCAGCTCTGCGAAGAGGTCGCCGCCGGGCTCGGACTCCCCGCGCCGAAGGCCACGGAGCCCCTGACCGATCCCCACCCGAGCCCGGCCCTGTCGCAGATCGGCCGGGAATGGCCGCTCGACGGCCGGGTCATCGGCATCATCGCGGACTCCGGAAGCGACCTCGCGGGGGTGAGGACCGTACGGGATGCCGTACATTCCGCCGGAATGGTGCCCCTGGTGATCGCCCCCACCGGCGGCACCCTGGGCACGAAGAAGAACCCGGTGACGGTGCAGCGCACCTTCGCCACCGCCCGCTCCGTCGAGTTCGACGCCCTGCTGTTCGCTGGAGTGACCCAGGCGGCCGCCGACGCCCACGGCGCCCGGGACGCCAAGGCCGGTACACCTCGCCCGGCCGGCGCCGACCCCCGGGTCCTGATGCTGCTGACCGAGGCGTACCGCCACGGCAAGGCAATCGGCGGTTGGAAGGGCGCCTCCCGGATCCTCGACGCCGTCGGAATCGAGACGGACGAGCCGGGCATCGCCTTCCACGACACCCCCTCGGCCACCTTGAAGCAGCTCAAGCGGGCCATGACGCGGCACCGGGCCTGGGACAGGTTCCCCGTCGCCGACTGAACCCGGCCCCTACCCCGCGTCATCCTGCGTCCGGGTCCCGGCGGCAAGGAGCATGCGCGCACCGGTCCGTACGGCGTCCCAGTCGGTGCCCGGCTCGCGATCCCTCGCGCGCCGCAGCCAGGTCGCCCGGTCCCGGTGCTCGCGACGCAACTGCTCCACGTCGCCTCGCACACCGGGCGGTGGTCCGGACTTCTCCAGTTCGCCGATGCGTTCGTCCATGGCGGCCAGCAGCGCCCGGTCCAGTTCGGCCACCGCGCCGAGGAACTCGCTCGTCGGCAGGGTCACCCGACCCGTCTGCGGGCCGGCGAACTCGATGACGCCCTCCGGGTCCGCCCGGTGCTCCCAGCCGACGGTCACGGTGTCCTCCTCACCGACGACGGTGCGCCAGAGGCGGATGGTCGGGGCGACGCGCAGGTAGTCGGTGTACAGGTAGCCCTCACCGTGCCAGGTCAGTGCGGCGTCGGCTTCCGGCGTATCGATCCACGTCCAGTTCGGCGAGATGGCGGCCGCGACGTCCACCAGGTCGTGGGGCACCGGTTCCATCGCCCCCGACACGAGCGCGATCACGTCCTCCCACAGGCGGACGACGAAGTGGTCCACGTACGGGTGCGCTCGGTCGCCGTCCCGGTCGTATCGGAGTTCGCGGACGGTGCGTTCGGAGTAGCGCAGCACCTCATGGCCGTCGATGTCGACGCAGTACCAGCCGGCGGTCAGTCCGAACCAGTGCAGTTTGGGCTCGGCACCCCACGGCTTGACCTCCTCCAAGGGAGTCAGTCCGAAGCGGAAGCGAATCGCGGAATCGGTGTGGATCACCTGTCCAGTGTCCCAGTGCGACCCCCTCGCCGGTGCTGCGGCCTCCCCCGGTGCACTCGCCATCGGGGGAGAGCGGAGCGGGTGAACGGGGCCTGGGGCGCTCGTCTCCGAGGGGAGCGCGTGGTGGGCGGGGTCAGTGGGTCTGGTGGACCGTCTGACTGTTGAGTTCGTAGCGGGCCCCGATCACGGCCAGTTCACCCGAGGCGACTTTCGCCGCGAGGGTGGGCTCGGCGGCGACGCGGGAGCGGACCAGTCGCACGTTCGCCGTGATGGTCGCGTCCACGCGCGCCGCTCCCCGCGGGCCGCGGTCGATCGCCGGACGGATCTGGTCGACCAGGTACTGCATGTGGCCGGCGAGGCTCTCGCCGGCCTCGGCCGCGTGAATGGCGGCGGTGACGGCCCCGCACGACTGGTGCCCCAGCACGACGACGAGCGGAATGGCCAGCTCCAGGACCCCGTAGGTGATGCTGGCCAGGACCGCCTCGTCGAGGACGGAGCCTGCCGAACGGACGGTCAGCAGGTCGCCGAGGCCCTGGTCGAAGACCAGCTCCGGCGGAACGCGGGAGTCGACGCAGCCCAGGACCACGGCGAAGGGATGTTGTCCGGTCACCAGCGTCTGTCGCACGGCCCGCGTCCGGTCGGGGTGACTCTCGTGGAGCGTGCGCCAGCGGACGTTGCCCGCCATGAGCTCCCGCAACGCCGACCGCGGGGTCGCGGGCCGCATCCGCGCCGCGCCGGCCTGGGCGGGGGTCGAGGCCGTGGTGGAATCAGGGGCGGCCCCGACGGTCCCGGCCGCCACAGCCACCGCTCCTGTCAACGCCGCGCGGACGATCTCGCGCCGGTCCGGACTTCCGTTCGACTCCTCGATTCCAGCCACATCGGAGAACGGTAGGAGTGCCGCTGCCTGCGCGCGGGTGCGGCACGAGGGCCGGATCGCTCTTGAAGAAGACTTGATCAACCAGCGGACGCCGGCCGGTTGCGGCCGAGCGTGGTGAGCGGTATCGCCGTCACGGACTCAGTGGCGGTACACGGCCAAGGCGATGTCGATGAACGAGCGGATCAACGGGTTGGGGTCGTCGTCGTTCCATACCGCGACCACTCGGCTCGGCGCCATGTCGACCAGCGGAACCACGGTCAGATTGTCGGGCAGGTCGTGTCCGAGCGGGGCCAGGCCGACCGTACCACCGGGCCCTCGCACCTGTTCGCGGGCGAACAGACCCGCGAGCATGGTGACCTCGAAATCGCCGTCCCGGCCGCCCGGTTCCCCGAGATCCGGGCGCGGTTCCCCGAGTTCGCCTTCGACGTGGTGGCCTCGGACCGCGCTTGGGAGCTCACGCCGGAGGTGTCGGAGCTCACTCATCAGACCTGGCTGCGCGATCCGTCGACCGGCGACCACCTGGTGGACGTGTTCCGCGAGCCGCACGAGGGCCCGACCTGGATCTGTCGGGCCGGAGGGCGGGCGGGCGGTCCACCAGCACGTCACCGCCTGTGTGAAGGCGCGATCAGACGGGCTGCCACAACTCGATCCGATTGCCCTCGGGGTCGGTGACCCAGCCGAATCGACCGACCCCTTCCATGTCCTGCGACTCCGCGGCCACGTCCGCTCCCTTGGCGCGCAACTGCGCGAGCATCGCGTCCAGGTCGCGGACCCGGAAGTTGAGCATGCTCTGCTGCGTGCGGGAGCCGAAGTACTCGGTCCCGGACTCGAACGTCGCGAACACCGTCGCCCCGAGGGCCTGTTGCCAGACGCCGTTCGCATCGGCGTCCAGGCCCAGACAATCGCGGTACCACGAGTTCAGGGCCGCCGGGTCCGCGGCCCGCAGGAAATATCCACCGATTCCAAGCACACGTTCCATGCCGCCATCCTGCCAGGACACGACCGGGCGGGCAGGCACCACCGCACCGTCACCCGCCCGCCCCCACCCCACCCTGAGGCACGGGCCGGTGTTGGCCGCGGCCCGTGCCCGGGCGGGTCCGGAAGGCCGGGGCGGCTACGTGGCGGCGGGTGCGTGGGCGACCTCCGCCGCGGGTCCCGCCGCGTCCCGCCGCGTCAGTGTTTCCGGGTGGGCGGCGGGAATCAGGGCGGCGACGGCCGCGGAGACCAGGGCGAGGCCGCCGCCCAGCAGCAGACCGGTACGGAACCCGCCCTCGGAGGTGAACGTGTGGCCGCCGACCGTGGTCGTCATCTGCGCCAGGACGACACCGACGACGGCGGCGCCGACCGAGGTGCCCAGGGAACGCATGAGCGTGTTGAAGCCGTTGGCGGCGCCGGTCTCCGCGAGGGGCACGGCGCCCATGATCAGGGCGGGCATGGCTCCGTAGGCGAGGGCGACACCACTGTTCATGATCATCGCGGCGCACATCAGGCCGGGGGCCGTGCCGGACAGCAGCAGCGCGGCGCCGTAACCCGCGGCCAGGACGAGCGCCCCGCAGACGAGGGTGACCTTCGGACCCCGGGCGTTGGTCAGCCTGCCCCCGAGGGGTGAGACGACCATCATCATCAGGCCGCCGGGCAGCATCCACAGGCCGGCCGCCAGCATCGACTGGCCCAGGCCGTAGCCGGTGGCCTCGGGGAACTGGAGCAACTGCGGGACGACCAGCATGCTCGCGTACATGCCGAAGCCGATGAAGACCGACGCGAGGTTGGTCAGCAGGACACGCGGGCGGATGGTGGTGCGCAGGTCGACCAGTGGGTCGGTGGTCCGCCATTCGAACCAGCCCCAGGCTGCCAGGACCGTGACGGCGGTGACGATCAGGCCGAGGGTGGTGGTCGAGCCCCAGCCCCAGTCGGCGCCCTTGGAGACGGCGAGCAGCAGGCACACGAGGCCGACGGCCAGGCCCGACGCGCCGACGAAGTCGAAGCGTTGTCCCTTGGCGCCGGCGGGGACGTCCGGCACGAAGGCCACGATCATCACGGAGACGGCGGCGGCGAGCACGGCGGCTCCCCAGAACAGGAAGCGCCAGTCGGCGTACTGCGCGACGGCCGCGGAGACAGGAAGCCCGATGCCGCCGCCGATTCCCATGGAGGCGCTCACCAGGGCGATGGAGGAGCTGAGCTTCTCGGCGGGAACGACGTCGCGGAGCAGGGCGATGCCCAGGGGGATCATGCCCATGCCGACGCCTTGCAGTCCGCGGCCCACGATCATCGGGACGACGCTGCTCGACAGCGCGCACACCACGGATCCGGCGATCAGCGGTATCGAGCACGCCAGGAGCATGCGGCGCTTGCCGATCATGTCGCCCAGGCGTCCGCTGATGGGGACGCAGACGCCCGCGACGAGGAGGGTGGCGGTGACGACCCAGGCGGCGTTGGAGGAGGAGGTGTGGAGGATCGTCGACATGTCGGCCAGCAGGGGGGTCACCAGGGTCTGCATGACGGCGGCGGTGACCCCCGCGAGTGCGAGTGTCGCGATCACTTTGCCGGTGCGGGGAGCCGTGGACGGCTGTGGCATGGAGGGTTCCTCGGGAGCGTAGGGCGGATGTCCGACCGGACAGGCGACGAGACGTGCGTGTCACGGGTGGGGCGTACGCGTGATGCGGCCGCCCGGCGACCGGGGGCGGGTGACTGGTGCGCGGGGGCGGGTGACGGGTGCGCGGGGAGCGGGTCGCGGATTCGGGTGGCAGGTGGTGGACGGGCGCGCCCGGCGGGTGCGCGCACCATAATCAGTAGTCAACTATCACTTCAGGGCGCCC
This region of Streptomyces sp. NBC_00513 genomic DNA includes:
- a CDS encoding MFS transporter — protein: MPQPSTAPRTGKVIATLALAGVTAAVMQTLVTPLLADMSTILHTSSSNAAWVVTATLLVAGVCVPISGRLGDMIGKRRMLLACSIPLIAGSVVCALSSSVVPMIVGRGLQGVGMGMIPLGIALLRDVVPAEKLSSSIALVSASMGIGGGIGLPVSAAVAQYADWRFLFWGAAVLAAAVSVMIVAFVPDVPAGAKGQRFDFVGASGLAVGLVCLLLAVSKGADWGWGSTTTLGLIVTAVTVLAAWGWFEWRTTDPLVDLRTTIRPRVLLTNLASVFIGFGMYASMLVVPQLLQFPEATGYGLGQSMLAAGLWMLPGGLMMMVVSPLGGRLTNARGPKVTLVCGALVLAAGYGAALLLSGTAPGLMCAAMIMNSGVALAYGAMPALIMGAVPLAETGAANGFNTLMRSLGTSVGAAVVGVVLAQMTTTVGGHTFTSEGGFRTGLLLGGGLALVSAAVAALIPAAHPETLTRRDAAGPAAEVAHAPAAT
- a CDS encoding catalase, with translation MAQKKTTKAAAKKPAATKGASGTRARRSDIPGKPAPQPPSATEPTRPHEPLPPKPDQDGPDTLSPTGQPTGVPQAVVAQGGAYLTTAQGARLYDSDHSLKAGARGPVLLQDHHLREKITHFDHERIPERVVHARGAAAHGVFQGYGTASKVTKAAFLAKGVETPVFVRFSTVLGSRGSADTVRDTRGFATKFYTGEGTFDLVGNNIPVFFIQDAIKFPDVIHAGKPHPDREIPQAQSAHDTFWDFVSLHTEATHHTIWNMSDRAIPRSFRMMEGFGVHTFRLVNAKGATTLVKFHWKPKLGVHSLVWEEAQITNGMDPDFHRRDLADAIEAGAFPQWELGIQAFPDTPDQTFEGIDLLDPTKIVPEELAPVRPVGLMTLNANPTNYFAETEQVAFHPGHLVPGIDVTDDPLLAGRLFSYLDTQISRLGGPNFGQIPINRPHAPVNDMLRDGMHQTAVHAGVAPYRPNSLDGGCPFLAGADTGAFIETPVTVPEASKVREAPASFADHFSQPRLFWLSMTPTEREHIIAAYTFELSKCHEQVIKERVLGVLANIDPQLCEEVAAGLGLPAPKATEPLTDPHPSPALSQIGREWPLDGRVIGIIADSGSDLAGVRTVRDAVHSAGMVPLVIAPTGGTLGTKKNPVTVQRTFATARSVEFDALLFAGVTQAAADAHGARDAKAGTPRPAGADPRVLMLLTEAYRHGKAIGGWKGASRILDAVGIETDEPGIAFHDTPSATLKQLKRAMTRHRAWDRFPVAD
- a CDS encoding DUF5984 family protein, with amino-acid sequence MIHTDSAIRFRFGLTPLEEVKPWGAEPKLHWFGLTAGWYCVDIDGHEVLRYSERTVRELRYDRDGDRAHPYVDHFVVRLWEDVIALVSGAMEPVPHDLVDVAAAISPNWTWIDTPEADAALTWHGEGYLYTDYLRVAPTIRLWRTVVGEEDTVTVGWEHRADPEGVIEFAGPQTGRVTLPTSEFLGAVAELDRALLAAMDERIGELEKSGPPPGVRGDVEQLRREHRDRATWLRRARDREPGTDWDAVRTGARMLLAAGTRTQDDAG
- a CDS encoding VOC family protein, with translation MERVLGIGGYFLRAADPAALNSWYRDCLGLDADANGVWQQALGATVFATFESGTEYFGSRTQQSMLNFRVRDLDAMLAQLRAKGADVAAESQDMEGVGRFGWVTDPEGNRIELWQPV
- a CDS encoding carbonic anhydrase — protein: MAGIEESNGSPDRREIVRAALTGAVAVAAGTVGAAPDSTTASTPAQAGAARMRPATPRSALRELMAGNVRWRTLHESHPDRTRAVRQTLVTGQHPFAVVLGCVDSRVPPELVFDQGLGDLLTVRSAGSVLDEAVLASITYGVLELAIPLVVVLGHQSCGAVTAAIHAAEAGESLAGHMQYLVDQIRPAIDRGPRGAARVDATITANVRLVRSRVAAEPTLAAKVASGELAVIGARYELNSQTVHQTH